One window of the Streptomyces sp. ITFR-21 genome contains the following:
- a CDS encoding phage tail protein — translation MGATTTTQKPSLAQLQTDPLRNFKFQVMIHLAGSTLDSSKRTNQLGFMSVSGLSITTDVVVYRQGGMNTTTQKMPGQSDFAPITLSRGLICGDSDIYAWLTKLFRVMQGTGGNDGSYNFRATMDIFLLDHPVTTQNVTYKAGWRVYNCWPTSIAFGDLDSGANGVELQQITLAHEGWDFKIANKYGPGSGISLP, via the coding sequence GTGGGAGCCACAACCACCACCCAGAAGCCGTCGCTCGCGCAGCTCCAGACGGACCCGCTCAGGAATTTCAAGTTCCAGGTGATGATTCACCTCGCGGGTTCCACGCTGGACTCTTCGAAGCGTACCAACCAGCTCGGGTTCATGAGCGTCTCCGGCCTGTCGATCACCACTGACGTAGTGGTTTATCGGCAGGGCGGGATGAACACGACGACCCAGAAGATGCCGGGTCAGTCCGACTTCGCACCCATCACGCTTTCCCGAGGACTGATCTGCGGCGACAGCGACATCTACGCATGGCTGACCAAGCTTTTCCGCGTCATGCAGGGCACCGGAGGAAACGACGGGTCGTACAACTTCCGCGCGACCATGGACATTTTCCTGCTCGACCATCCGGTGACGACTCAGAACGTCACGTACAAGGCTGGCTGGCGCGTCTACAACTGCTGGCCGACCAGCATCGCATTCGGCGATCTGGACAGCGGGGCAAATGGTGTGGAATTGCAGCAAATCACCCTTGCCCACGAAGGCTGGGACTTCAAGATCGCAAACAAGTACGGACCTGGCAGCGGAATTTCCCTGCCTTAA